One segment of Thermodesulfovibrio sp. 3907-1M DNA contains the following:
- a CDS encoding tyrosine-type recombinase/integrase — translation MLNDDKLWQVKKEVTERMLIHIKGPKGRKDRYTMLSEKALLILRHYLEEYQPKKWLFPGQNKKRYITVRTVEKIFASACRKARIQKPVKVHTLRHSFATHLLESGTDLRYIQEILRHKSSKTTEIYIHVSTTDIAGIRSPLDGLDLKGER, via the coding sequence ATGTTAAACGATGATAAACTCTGGCAGGTTAAAAAAGAAGTTACTGAAAGGATGCTGATTCATATTAAGGGTCCCAAAGGAAGAAAAGATAGATATACAATGCTATCAGAAAAAGCTCTTTTGATTTTAAGGCACTATCTGGAGGAATATCAACCGAAAAAGTGGCTATTTCCAGGGCAGAATAAAAAAAGGTATATTACTGTTAGAACTGTGGAAAAGATATTTGCCAGTGCCTGCAGAAAAGCTCGTATTCAAAAACCTGTTAAAGTTCATACCCTAAGGCATAGTTTTGCAACGCACCTGTTGGAAAGCGGAACAGATTTGAGATATATTCAGGAAATCCTCAGACACAAGAGTAGCAAGACAACAGAGATATACATACATGTAAGCACTACAGATATTGCCGGAATTAGGAGCCCTTTGGATGGTTTAGATTTAAAGGGGGAAAGATGA